In the Sinomonas cyclohexanicum genome, CAACCATTGCATGTATAGTTGTGACAAGCAATCAATTCTCAGGAGAGGCCATGCCTGTCGATCCCGGCACCGCACGCGAACTCATCCACCGCGTCTTCGACCTGCAGCGGGTGATCCGCTGCCTCTCGACCACCGAGCTCAAGCACGGCGACCTCGGCGTCGCGTCCCAGGGCGTGATGCGCATGATCGCCGAGCACGGCGGCCGCGCCGTCGACCTCGCCGGCAAGCTCGGCGTGAGCGCGCCGGTGCTCAGCCGGCACCTCGCGGAACTCGAGGGCCTGGGGTTCGTCGAGCGGCGCCGGGACCCTGATGACCGCCGCGCCCAGCTCGTGGCCCTCACGGAGGCCGGCGTCACCGTCCTCGGGGAGATCGAGGAGCATCGCATCGCGCGGCTCCAGAGCTACCTCGAGGGATGGGACGAGGGCCAGGCCGCCGAGGCGGTCATGGCGATCGGCCAGCTCTCGGACGCCCTCCGTACCGGCGCGCATCGCATGCGCCCCACCCCTTCCCCGGAGACCTCTCCGGCACCGCAGACCCCACAGAACCAGGAGGAAGCCCTTGCAGCCCGCTGAGGCCGCGGCTCCGCAGATGAGCCACAAGCAGATCCTCGAGGCCCTCACCGGCCTCCTCGCAGCATTCTTCACCGCGATTCTCTCCTCGACGATCGTCGCGAACGCGCTGCCCACGATCATGGCGGACCTCAAAGGCACGCAGACCGACTTCGCGTGGGTCATCACGGCCGCCCTGCTCGCCAACGCCGTCACCACCCCCATCTGGGGCAAGCTCTCGGACCTCTTCGACAAGAAGTTCCTCACGCAGCTGAACATCGTGGTGTTCGTGGCAGGTTCGGTCTTGGCCGGGTTCGCGCAGAACATCCCGTGGCTCATCGGGGCCCGCGTGGTCCAGGGCGTTGCGATGGGCGGCCTCACCGCGATGGCGATGGCGATCATGGCACGATGATCCCGCCCCGCGATCGCGGCAAGTACAACGGCTACATGGGCGCCGTCATGGCGGTCGGCACGGCCGGCGGCCCGCTCCTGGGCGGGTTCATCGTGGACTCGCCGCTGGGCTGGCGCTGGACGTTCTTCGTCTGCGTCCCGCTCGCCGTCGTCGCGCTGATCCTCATCCAGGTCACGCTGAAGATCAAACACGTCAAGCGCGTCGCGAAGATCGACTGGCTCGGCTCGATCCTGCTCACCGCGTCCGTCTCCACGCTCCTCATCTGGGTCTCGTTCGCAGGCAAGGCCGACTACTACGACTGGTGGAGCTGGCAGACCGCCGCGATGGTGGGCGGCTCGGTCCTTGGCCTCATCCTCCTCGTGATCGTGGAGTCCCGCGTCGCGATGCCGATCATCCCGCTCAAGATCGTGGCGAACCGCACGACGACGCTCAGCATCATCGCGTCCGGCGCCGTGGGTGTGGCGATGTTCGCCTCGTCCTCTTACCTCGGGCAGTACTTCCAGGTGGCCCGCGGCGCCACCCCGACCGAGGCGGGCCTGCTGACTCTGCCGATGATCGCGGGCAACTTCCTCGGCTCGGTCGTCTCCGGCCAGCTCATTTCCCGCCACGGCAAGTGGAAGCGGTACCTCATCCTCGGCTCGATCCTGACGATCATGAGCCTGGGCCTGCTCGGCACGATCGACCACAGCACCGACCTGTGGCTCACGGGCCTGTACACGTTCGTGCTCGGCACGGGCCTGGGCATGACCATGCAGAACCTCGTGCTCGGCGTCCAGAACACGGTCCGCGCCACGGACATCGGCACGGCCAGCTCCACGGTCGCGTTCTTCCGCTCGGTCTTCGGCGCCATCGGTGTCTCGGTCCTCGGCGCGGTCCTGAGCAACCGCTCGGGTGACCTCGTCACACAGGGCCTCGCCGACCACGGCATCAACGCTCCGGCGGGTTCGGCCGGCGGCAGCATGGACCTCAAGGACATGCCGGCGCCGATCGCGGACATC is a window encoding:
- a CDS encoding MarR family winged helix-turn-helix transcriptional regulator, yielding MPVDPGTARELIHRVFDLQRVIRCLSTTELKHGDLGVASQGVMRMIAEHGGRAVDLAGKLGVSAPVLSRHLAELEGLGFVERRRDPDDRRAQLVALTEAGVTVLGEIEEHRIARLQSYLEGWDEGQAAEAVMAIGQLSDALRTGAHRMRPTPSPETSPAPQTPQNQEEALAAR